The following are encoded together in the Gemmatimonas aurantiaca genome:
- a CDS encoding alpha/beta fold hydrolase — MADPLCQGPVMLPRSERWEMRSGHGATYRVYVAWPADAPPAAGFPLICQLDGDATFATTVESIRTRAHRTDATAVVPSIVVGVGSDARSEDFADEAGRTRFLRFLTDELLPAIAKRFAVDPERRALIGHSLGGLFVLETLLETSLMPRGPFSTYVAISPSIWRGGEALWQRVRNFRPAAGSPPRLLITVGEYEQRLAPWQEGQPNAAELLARREARQMVDQAERFAEALMAVAPEMTVHYRLLAGEDHASAVLRSMGDALRLTSAPIGSAAEGSWPRP; from the coding sequence GTGGCTGACCCGCTGTGTCAGGGGCCGGTGATGCTGCCGCGCAGCGAACGCTGGGAGATGCGGAGCGGGCACGGCGCGACCTATCGGGTGTACGTGGCCTGGCCTGCGGATGCGCCGCCGGCAGCGGGTTTTCCCCTGATCTGCCAGCTCGATGGCGATGCGACATTTGCCACGACAGTCGAATCGATCCGCACACGCGCCCATCGCACCGATGCCACGGCGGTGGTCCCGTCGATCGTGGTGGGGGTGGGAAGTGATGCCCGCAGCGAGGACTTTGCAGACGAGGCGGGCCGCACACGTTTCCTCCGGTTTCTCACCGATGAATTGCTGCCGGCGATCGCCAAACGTTTTGCGGTCGATCCCGAACGGCGCGCACTGATCGGTCATTCCCTGGGCGGCCTGTTCGTGCTGGAAACCCTGCTGGAGACGTCACTGATGCCGCGGGGACCGTTCTCGACCTACGTGGCGATCAGTCCGTCCATCTGGCGTGGCGGTGAAGCGCTGTGGCAGCGGGTGCGCAACTTCCGTCCCGCTGCCGGATCCCCGCCGCGATTGCTGATCACGGTGGGTGAATACGAGCAACGACTGGCGCCATGGCAGGAGGGACAGCCCAATGCCGCGGAGCTGCTGGCGCGTCGCGAAGCACGGCAGATGGTCGATCAGGCGGAGCGGTTCGCCGAGGCACTGATGGCCGTCGCACCGGAGATGACGGTGCACTATCGCCTGCTGGCCGGCGAGGATCACGCCTCGGCGGTATTGCGGTCGATGGGTGACGCGCTGCGACTGACGAGCGCGCCGATCGGGTCGGCGGCGGAGGGCTCATGGCCCAGGCCGTGA
- a CDS encoding ABC transporter ATP-binding protein, which produces MKATQAAGSLEIRDLSAGYRHRPVLHDVTLPILPAGQHLALVGPNGAGKSTLLRVLAGLVEGRGHVTFEGLDLLRVSPMIRAQCVAFMPQTLPHDVTLTVLDGLLGALKASPLASPVNTMEEAQRRAIEVLERIGIAHLALQPLHHLSGGERQLAALAQAIVREPSMLLLDEPTSALDLRHQVTVMSIARALAREGRLVISVLHDLTLAARWADQLVVLHEGRIQAIGAPADALTSQLLSRIYDVDARVEPCSFGYPQVIVDGTRG; this is translated from the coding sequence ATGAAGGCGACCCAGGCGGCGGGTTCCCTGGAGATCCGCGATCTGTCGGCCGGCTATCGGCATCGCCCGGTGCTGCACGACGTCACGTTGCCGATACTGCCCGCGGGGCAGCATCTCGCGCTGGTGGGCCCCAACGGAGCCGGCAAATCGACCCTGCTGCGGGTACTCGCCGGACTGGTCGAAGGGCGCGGTCATGTGACATTCGAAGGGCTGGATCTGCTGCGTGTTTCGCCGATGATACGCGCGCAATGCGTGGCCTTCATGCCGCAGACCCTGCCGCACGATGTCACGCTCACCGTGCTGGATGGTCTGCTGGGGGCGCTGAAGGCGTCACCACTCGCTTCGCCGGTGAACACGATGGAGGAAGCGCAGCGGCGCGCCATCGAGGTGCTCGAACGCATCGGCATCGCACACCTGGCGCTGCAGCCATTGCATCATCTCTCCGGCGGCGAGCGCCAGCTGGCCGCGCTCGCACAGGCGATCGTGCGCGAACCGTCCATGCTGCTGCTGGACGAACCCACGAGTGCGCTGGATCTCCGGCATCAGGTGACGGTGATGTCGATCGCGCGCGCGTTGGCTCGCGAAGGCCGGCTCGTGATTTCCGTACTGCACGATCTCACGCTGGCGGCGCGCTGGGCCGATCAGCTCGTCGTGCTGCATGAAGGACGCATCCAGGCCATCGGCGCACCGGCCGACGCGCTCACCTCGCAGTTGCTCTCCCGCATCTACGACGTGGACGCCCGGGTCGAACCGTGTTCGTTCGGCTATCCGCAGGTGATCGTGGATGGCACACGTGGCTGA